A region from the Symphalangus syndactylus isolate Jambi chromosome 2, NHGRI_mSymSyn1-v2.1_pri, whole genome shotgun sequence genome encodes:
- the LOC134735414 gene encoding eukaryotic translation initiation factor 2 subunit 2-like, which yields MSGDEIIFDPTMSKKKKKKKKPFMLDEEGDTQTEITQPSETKEVEPEPTEDKDLEADEEDTRKKDASGDLDDLNFFNQKKKKKTEKTFDIDEAEEGVKDLKSESDVQEPTEPEDDLDIMLGNKKKKKKKVKFPDEDEILEKDEVLEEEDSKKDDGISFSNQTGPA from the coding sequence ATGTCTGGGGACGAGATAATTTTTGATCCTActatgagcaaaaagaaaaagaagaaaaagaagccttTTATGTTAGATGAGGAAGGGGATACCCAAACAGAGATAACCCAGCCTTCAGAAACAAAAGAAGTGGAGCCAGAGCCAACTGAGGACAAAGATTTGGAAGCTGATGAAGAGGACACTAGGAAAAAAGATGCTTCTGGTGATCTAGATGACTTGAACTtctttaatcaaaagaaaaagaaaaaaactgaaaagacatTTGATATTGATGAAGCTGAAGAAGGTGTAAAGGATCTTAAGAGTGAAAGTGATGTTCAAGAACCAACTGAACCAGAGGATGACCTTGACATTAtgcttggcaataaaaagaagaaaaagaagaaggtcAAGTTCCCAGATGAGGATGAAATACTAGAGAAAGATGAAGTTCTAGAAGAGGAAGACAGCAAAAAAGATGATGGCATCTCATTCAGTAATCAGACAGGCCCTGCTTGA